In the Natronobacterium texcoconense genome, one interval contains:
- a CDS encoding ArsR/SmtB family transcription factor encodes MTEEMDDPTDALEALGNETRLAILRTLAEADGPLAFSELRERVGIRDSGKFNYHLSRLCEYFVRERQEGYELGHAGTRLIATTDAAGSDELEGGTDPEPCPVCGEDNCEKLIHVHLRTPWFDSA; translated from the coding sequence ATGACCGAGGAGATGGACGACCCGACCGACGCACTCGAGGCGCTTGGCAACGAGACGCGACTCGCCATCCTGCGGACGCTCGCGGAGGCCGACGGACCCCTCGCGTTCTCCGAACTCCGCGAGCGCGTCGGGATCAGGGATTCAGGAAAGTTCAACTACCACCTCTCGCGGCTCTGTGAGTACTTCGTTCGGGAGAGACAGGAGGGGTACGAACTCGGTCACGCGGGGACGCGACTCATCGCGACGACGGACGCAGCAGGGAGTGACGAACTCGAGGGCGGGACCGATCCGGAGCCGTGTCCGGTCTGTGGTGAGGACAACTGCGAAAAACTCATCCACGTCCACCTTCGGACGCCGTGGTTCGACTCGGCCTGA
- a CDS encoding DNA double-strand break repair nuclease NurA gives MTLDPVHFDGIARLARRIDHGADERDRRAFAETVWEEFLDPLLDDEGRTVLEPIDEQARRFVDCEDVALREREFPTEHGLDAGTINPTTFKNGLVVDIAQAAMSATPSDLDLHRSRTVVATVHSNDETMTVDEGWHKFDEGYSRSQVVKVPPLPRFAEGVVHALALYLAESEHALGHADDVEDLLVLDGPIYPRGLLRWADRHPDLEDFLLEDPRPTTVLENYVRLVETFVERDRPLVGFVKNPATRVITRTLKRNRSIDVSTPWNDDSALFTRLLERGEYVDDVEGSRWERDASALSYTNWFRSRGGVDRPLSVDGNALGVERKLSNENYEVTFFVVYDPRDDLIYRVEAPYAFTRDPDRRERLTMQLLQDVAIAHGPPTIVEKADELARIDRSEKRSLRESFEEEFETSQDRNYDDHRWDETY, from the coding sequence ATGACGCTCGATCCGGTCCACTTCGACGGAATTGCGCGGCTCGCGAGGCGGATCGACCACGGGGCCGACGAGCGCGACCGCCGTGCGTTCGCCGAGACCGTCTGGGAGGAGTTTCTCGACCCGCTGCTGGACGACGAGGGACGGACAGTCCTCGAGCCGATCGACGAGCAGGCCCGCCGGTTCGTCGACTGCGAAGACGTCGCGCTCCGGGAACGGGAGTTTCCGACCGAACACGGACTCGACGCGGGGACGATCAACCCGACGACGTTCAAGAACGGCCTCGTCGTCGACATCGCGCAGGCGGCGATGAGCGCGACGCCGAGCGACCTCGACCTACACCGCTCGCGAACCGTCGTCGCGACGGTCCACTCGAACGACGAGACGATGACGGTCGACGAGGGATGGCACAAGTTCGACGAGGGCTACAGCCGCAGCCAGGTCGTGAAAGTGCCGCCGCTGCCGCGGTTCGCCGAGGGCGTCGTCCACGCGCTCGCGCTCTATCTCGCCGAGAGCGAACACGCCCTCGGACACGCCGACGACGTCGAGGACCTGCTCGTGCTCGACGGCCCCATCTACCCCCGTGGGCTGCTCCGGTGGGCCGACCGCCACCCCGACCTCGAGGACTTCCTGCTCGAGGACCCGCGCCCGACGACGGTACTCGAGAACTACGTCCGTCTCGTCGAGACGTTCGTCGAGCGAGACCGACCGCTCGTGGGGTTCGTCAAGAATCCGGCGACGCGCGTGATCACACGGACGCTGAAACGCAACCGGAGTATCGACGTCAGCACACCGTGGAACGACGATTCGGCGCTTTTCACGCGCCTGCTCGAGCGGGGAGAGTACGTCGACGACGTCGAGGGAAGTCGCTGGGAGCGCGACGCGTCGGCGCTTTCCTACACGAACTGGTTCCGGTCGCGGGGTGGTGTGGATCGACCGCTGTCGGTCGACGGGAACGCGCTGGGCGTCGAGCGGAAACTCTCGAACGAGAACTACGAGGTCACCTTCTTCGTCGTCTACGACCCGCGAGACGACCTGATCTATCGGGTCGAGGCTCCCTACGCGTTCACTCGCGATCCGGATCGGCGCGAGCGGCTGACGATGCAGTTACTGCAGGACGTCGCGATCGCACACGGCCCGCCAACGATCGTCGAGAAGGCAGACGAACTGGCCAGGATCGATCGCTCGGAGAAACGATCGCTGCGCGAATCCTTCGAAGAAGAGTTCGAAACGAGCCAGGACCGGAACTACGACGACCACCGCTGGGACGAGACGTACTGA
- a CDS encoding SDR family NAD(P)-dependent oxidoreductase encodes MELVEDDVAVITGAASGIGRTTAQTFAEHGASVVVADVDEDGGTDTVERIEENGGEATFVQTDVSDPEDVQAMIETALEEYGGIDVLYNNAAIEGPVSRLHEYDDEAFEQVIDVNLKGVWYGMKYGVEAMRADGGGKIISASSIGGEVAVPQYSGYGAAKAAVSHLTKYVAIEYADEGIRANAIAPGIVRTEMIERVIEENPEMEAQFRETEPMPGLADPEEIANAVLFLGSDLSSRVTGVTLPVEGGYLAQ; translated from the coding sequence ATGGAATTAGTTGAAGACGACGTCGCAGTCATCACGGGCGCAGCATCCGGAATCGGACGAACGACGGCACAGACGTTCGCCGAACACGGTGCGTCGGTCGTCGTCGCCGACGTGGACGAAGACGGCGGAACCGACACCGTCGAACGTATCGAGGAAAACGGCGGTGAAGCGACGTTCGTGCAGACGGACGTCTCCGACCCCGAAGACGTCCAGGCGATGATCGAAACCGCCCTCGAGGAGTACGGCGGTATCGACGTCCTCTACAACAACGCCGCGATCGAGGGGCCGGTGTCCCGACTCCACGAGTACGACGACGAGGCCTTCGAGCAGGTCATCGACGTGAACCTGAAAGGTGTCTGGTACGGGATGAAATACGGCGTCGAGGCGATGCGAGCGGACGGCGGCGGGAAGATCATCAGCGCGTCCTCGATCGGCGGCGAAGTCGCGGTTCCCCAGTACAGCGGCTACGGGGCAGCGAAAGCGGCCGTCAGCCACCTCACGAAGTACGTCGCTATCGAGTACGCCGACGAGGGAATCCGGGCGAACGCGATCGCTCCCGGCATCGTCCGCACCGAGATGATCGAGCGCGTGATCGAGGAAAACCCCGAGATGGAAGCGCAGTTCCGCGAGACCGAACCGATGCCCGGTCTCGCCGATCCCGAGGAGATCGCAAACGCCGTGCTCTTTCTCGGCTCCGACCTCTCCTCGCGCGTGACCGGCGTGACGCTGCCCGTCGAGGGCGGCTACCTCGCGCAGTAG
- a CDS encoding PspA/IM30 family protein, protein MGILSRTSYVIRSKINSLLNRAEDPTETLDYSYEQMRDQLQEVKRGIADLTTQKKRLEMQKRRLEDNVEKHNEQARTAVQQDREDLARRALEKKKTKMNQIEDLERQIADLQNQQDQLIEQKNELQTRIEEFRTKKETMKARYEAAEASSTVSEAMTATGEEFEDVGRAIERAEEKTEDMEARAAALDELHESGAFDDVISDKDNIDRELEELSAGSGVEAELETLKSEVGDGEGEAEPEPEPQETADVDESELEDLEDDVNDEEIEAELAELQDEERD, encoded by the coding sequence ATGGGCATCCTCTCTCGGACCTCCTACGTCATCCGGTCGAAGATCAACTCGCTGCTCAACCGGGCCGAGGACCCGACGGAGACGCTGGATTACTCCTACGAGCAGATGCGCGACCAGCTCCAGGAGGTCAAACGTGGTATCGCTGACCTGACGACCCAGAAGAAACGCCTCGAGATGCAGAAACGCCGCCTCGAGGACAACGTCGAGAAACACAACGAGCAGGCTCGCACTGCGGTCCAGCAGGACCGCGAGGACCTGGCGCGGCGCGCACTGGAGAAGAAGAAGACGAAGATGAACCAGATCGAGGATCTGGAGCGTCAGATCGCGGACCTCCAGAATCAGCAGGATCAGCTCATCGAGCAGAAAAACGAACTCCAGACCAGAATCGAGGAGTTCCGCACGAAGAAAGAGACGATGAAGGCCCGCTACGAGGCCGCCGAAGCCAGTTCCACGGTGTCGGAAGCGATGACGGCCACGGGCGAGGAGTTCGAGGACGTCGGCCGGGCGATCGAACGCGCCGAGGAGAAGACCGAAGACATGGAGGCACGCGCCGCCGCGCTGGACGAACTCCACGAGAGCGGTGCCTTCGACGACGTCATCTCGGACAAGGACAACATCGACCGCGAACTCGAGGAGCTATCCGCCGGCAGCGGCGTCGAGGCCGAACTCGAGACGCTCAAGTCCGAAGTCGGCGACGGCGAGGGTGAGGCCGAGCCGGAGCCCGAGCCACAGGAGACGGCCGACGTCGACGAGTCGGAACTCGAGGACCTCGAGGACGACGTCAACGACGAGGAGATCGAAGCCGAACTTGCGGAGTTACAGGACGAAGAACGAGACTGA
- a CDS encoding ATP-binding protein: MSDLGDFGDFDADPDDGADSPTSSATNDGSSSTETVTDDGFEPTDVEPSGEDVGVGAICVSQGLRIAEDEDDTTLRAYVTRGNRSSIRIGSYLVAPYPDGETLFCRITGLEYAQQYHADDATEIHARRAMRTDEVEEADYKFVAGLEPVAVLYDDNGDLKRRMTDRVPKPQTVVRRATDTETIKTGLKIPEDGVFLGHLSVGGEKVQTAASPPTIDYRLKDDYDSGDPLVFRHSLIAGGTGSGKTHGAKNILRQYLAEERTYPMEDGRSVQAAVVQFDPQDEYAQMHDDNPDLDGEYARRLEREGVAYGGVDDTTAFVPKVGSSSYSAGHHRAEQVEFTIPFSMVHENPWLVAGSGLNDNQYGALTSVLLPRFRKEYGSQATYEEFTTFLDDPALREELDESGRVHEATFDAVRRRVLGFDHVFDQDARPITDMINDFVRPGGLSVVPTYHVSDTRAAETVVLALSSLLIDEKLSNDPTYDRIKETPLVLGMDEAHNFLTDADSVQAGKVIKKFTEAAKQGRKERLGLFLITQDPQDIDDAVFKQINTTIVLNLGDEDAIKSVNIPSNLESKVPYMEKGQMVVYSPDNSEPVELIGLPKCLTRHGRD, from the coding sequence ATGAGTGATCTGGGAGATTTCGGCGACTTCGACGCCGACCCCGACGACGGGGCCGATTCGCCGACCTCGAGCGCGACGAACGACGGGAGCAGTTCCACGGAGACGGTTACTGACGACGGATTCGAGCCGACGGACGTCGAACCCAGCGGCGAGGACGTCGGCGTCGGTGCGATCTGTGTCTCCCAGGGGCTTCGCATCGCCGAAGACGAGGACGACACGACGCTGCGGGCCTACGTCACCCGCGGCAACCGGTCGTCGATCCGGATCGGGAGCTACCTCGTCGCTCCCTACCCCGACGGCGAGACGCTGTTCTGTCGGATTACGGGACTGGAGTACGCCCAGCAGTATCACGCCGACGACGCGACCGAGATCCATGCACGACGGGCGATGCGCACCGACGAGGTCGAGGAGGCGGATTACAAGTTCGTCGCGGGGCTCGAGCCGGTGGCCGTCCTCTACGACGATAATGGGGACCTCAAACGGCGGATGACCGACCGCGTGCCGAAACCCCAGACCGTCGTCCGGCGGGCCACCGACACCGAGACGATCAAGACGGGACTGAAGATTCCCGAGGACGGCGTCTTCCTCGGCCACCTCTCGGTCGGCGGCGAGAAGGTACAGACTGCGGCTTCCCCGCCGACGATCGACTACCGTTTGAAAGACGACTACGACTCCGGCGACCCGCTGGTCTTCCGACACAGCCTGATCGCCGGCGGGACGGGGTCGGGGAAGACCCACGGCGCGAAGAACATCCTCCGGCAGTACCTCGCCGAGGAACGGACGTATCCCATGGAGGACGGCCGGTCCGTTCAGGCGGCCGTCGTCCAGTTCGACCCGCAGGACGAGTACGCCCAGATGCACGACGACAACCCCGACCTGGACGGCGAGTATGCTCGTCGCCTCGAGCGGGAGGGTGTCGCTTACGGCGGCGTCGACGATACGACGGCCTTCGTACCAAAAGTCGGCTCCTCGTCGTACTCGGCGGGTCACCATCGCGCCGAGCAGGTCGAGTTCACGATTCCGTTCTCGATGGTCCACGAGAACCCGTGGCTGGTCGCGGGCAGCGGCCTGAACGACAACCAGTACGGCGCGCTGACGAGCGTGCTTCTGCCGCGGTTCCGCAAGGAGTACGGCTCCCAAGCGACCTACGAGGAGTTCACCACGTTCCTCGACGACCCCGCGCTCCGGGAGGAACTCGACGAGTCCGGCCGCGTCCACGAGGCCACCTTCGACGCCGTGCGCCGGCGCGTGCTCGGCTTCGACCACGTCTTCGACCAGGACGCACGACCGATCACCGACATGATCAACGACTTCGTCCGTCCCGGCGGCCTCTCGGTCGTCCCGACCTACCACGTCAGCGACACGCGGGCAGCCGAGACCGTCGTCCTCGCGCTCTCGTCGCTGTTGATCGACGAGAAACTCTCGAACGATCCGACCTACGACCGCATCAAGGAGACGCCGCTGGTACTGGGGATGGACGAGGCCCACAACTTCCTGACCGACGCGGACTCGGTGCAGGCGGGCAAGGTCATCAAGAAGTTCACCGAGGCAGCGAAGCAGGGCCGCAAGGAGCGACTCGGCCTCTTCCTGATCACCCAGGACCCACAGGACATCGACGACGCCGTCTTCAAACAGATCAACACCACCATCGTCCTCAACTTAGGCGACGAAGACGCCATCAAGAGCGTCAACATCCCGAGCAATCTCGAGTCGAAGGTCCCCTACATGGAGAAAGGCCAGATGGTCGTCTACTCGCCGGACAACTCCGAACCCGTCGAACTGATCGGGCTGCCGAAGTGTCTGACCCGACACGGACGCGACTAA
- a CDS encoding cupredoxin domain-containing protein: MGGQRVRRRRILAASSGFLAGAVAGCLDPPAGEDDPELGDPEPYVEVELSGIPGDPHLDPPVVHLVDGGILEWVVESGSHDVTAYHPATYRNQQRIPEDADPWTSAELIGEEASFDHQFDGEGVYDYACTTHEDEGAVGSIVVGWPDPDDQPGLSPPSGEYPDAAIEELERYNERVRKFLEEAHR; this comes from the coding sequence ATGGGCGGGCAACGGGTCAGGCGTCGACGGATACTGGCAGCCAGCAGCGGCTTTCTGGCGGGTGCGGTCGCTGGCTGCCTCGATCCGCCAGCTGGTGAAGACGATCCCGAACTGGGAGATCCGGAGCCGTACGTCGAGGTCGAACTGTCCGGGATTCCGGGCGACCCCCATCTCGATCCGCCCGTCGTCCACCTCGTCGACGGCGGGATCCTCGAGTGGGTCGTCGAGAGCGGCAGCCACGACGTCACTGCCTACCATCCGGCCACCTACCGCAACCAGCAACGGATCCCGGAGGATGCCGACCCCTGGACGAGCGCCGAACTGATCGGGGAAGAAGCGTCGTTCGACCACCAGTTCGACGGCGAAGGCGTCTACGACTACGCGTGTACGACTCACGAAGACGAGGGTGCAGTCGGAAGCATCGTCGTCGGCTGGCCGGATCCGGACGACCAGCCGGGACTCTCCCCGCCATCGGGCGAGTATCCCGACGCCGCCATCGAGGAACTCGAGCGATACAATGAGCGAGTCCGGAAATTTCTCGAAGAGGCCCATCGGTAG
- a CDS encoding thiol-disulfide oxidoreductase DCC family protein produces the protein MSDSDLEVPDEPIVLFDGVCNLCSGFVQFVVPRDPEGRIHFASLQSDVAEELLAEHEPSADDLESIVLIDGDDCHVKSSAVIRIGEYLGGIYGLATVGRVVPRRLRDWAYEFVAARRYDWFGQKEQCMMPTGDVRERFLE, from the coding sequence ATGAGCGACTCCGACCTCGAGGTTCCCGACGAACCGATCGTCCTCTTCGACGGCGTCTGTAACCTCTGTAGTGGTTTCGTGCAGTTCGTCGTTCCACGGGATCCCGAGGGTCGGATCCACTTCGCCTCCCTCCAGTCGGACGTCGCCGAGGAGTTGCTGGCCGAACACGAGCCGTCGGCCGACGACCTCGAGTCGATCGTGTTGATCGACGGCGACGACTGTCACGTCAAATCGAGCGCCGTCATCCGAATCGGGGAGTATCTCGGTGGAATCTACGGGCTCGCGACGGTCGGTCGCGTCGTCCCGCGGCGGCTCAGGGACTGGGCCTACGAGTTCGTCGCTGCCCGCCGGTACGACTGGTTCGGCCAGAAAGAGCAGTGCATGATGCCGACGGGCGACGTTCGCGAACGGTTTCTCGAGTAG
- a CDS encoding STAS/SEC14 domain-containing protein gives MAYYESDELTIEWDTTLQTVVMDWHNFAEGDAYRDGLNAGLELVEEKNAANWLADLRNLGTLRQADQEWTQNDWHPRAFESTLKNIAIVQPESVVANLSVEELVAEVGDNTTSHIFDDREDARSWLQEQ, from the coding sequence ATGGCATACTACGAATCAGACGAACTGACGATCGAGTGGGATACGACCTTGCAGACAGTCGTCATGGACTGGCACAACTTTGCTGAGGGGGACGCGTATCGCGACGGGTTGAACGCGGGTCTCGAGCTGGTCGAGGAAAAGAACGCCGCAAACTGGCTCGCCGACTTGCGAAATCTCGGAACGCTCAGACAGGCCGATCAGGAGTGGACCCAGAACGACTGGCATCCACGGGCGTTCGAAAGCACCCTGAAGAACATCGCTATCGTCCAGCCCGAAAGCGTCGTCGCGAACCTCTCGGTCGAAGAACTCGTCGCCGAAGTCGGCGACAACACGACCTCGCACATCTTCGACGATCGTGAGGACGCCCGTTCGTGGCTCCAAGAGCAGTAG
- a CDS encoding alpha/beta hydrolase, whose amino-acid sequence MADVLVPGGRDVRATLEEPGEATDAIVVACPPHPQHGGSRTDGRLVAVGETLTESDGVACLRFDYGQWDHGDGELADVRNAVRWASERYDRIGLFGYSFGATLALIATADLETVDAVSALAPTARLGDDLDALEALEALSVSTQILYGERDDTVDWEPIVDRATERGDDVVAIPGDHFFVGQNGTITDAVSEFFASALLEAE is encoded by the coding sequence ATGGCAGACGTTCTGGTACCCGGCGGACGCGACGTCCGCGCCACGCTCGAAGAACCCGGCGAGGCGACGGATGCGATCGTCGTCGCCTGTCCGCCCCACCCACAGCACGGCGGTTCGCGCACCGACGGTCGACTCGTCGCGGTCGGTGAGACGCTGACCGAGTCGGACGGTGTCGCCTGCCTCCGGTTCGACTACGGCCAGTGGGATCACGGCGACGGCGAACTGGCCGACGTCCGCAACGCCGTCCGCTGGGCGAGCGAGCGGTACGATCGCATCGGTCTCTTCGGGTATAGCTTCGGCGCGACGCTTGCGTTGATCGCCACGGCCGACCTCGAGACGGTCGACGCCGTCTCCGCGCTGGCACCGACAGCTCGACTCGGAGACGACCTCGACGCACTCGAGGCGCTCGAGGCACTGTCGGTTTCCACACAGATACTGTACGGCGAACGCGACGACACCGTCGACTGGGAGCCGATCGTCGACCGCGCGACCGAGCGCGGCGACGACGTCGTAGCGATCCCGGGTGATCACTTCTTCGTCGGCCAGAACGGGACGATCACCGACGCCGTCTCGGAGTTCTTCGCGTCGGCGCTGCTCGAGGCGGAGTAA
- a CDS encoding HPP family protein translates to MFDFDHDFDVSDRELDLRDEYSATVNVFLHFTVLGLITLATGRPFLFPSLGPSAYLMATGEKARAEGAYHVIGGHAVAVVGGLIAYALLGNEVSAYVVFDQPDPAFSMDLVYLSASATLAMMLTTTTMLVTKTNHAAACATTLIVALGLMGGLEDAAIIVGAVAILWYFHDRVISTLAERFGFKPRDARE, encoded by the coding sequence TTGTTCGACTTCGATCACGATTTCGACGTCTCCGACCGCGAGCTGGACCTCAGAGACGAGTACAGCGCGACGGTCAACGTCTTTTTGCACTTTACGGTGCTCGGGCTGATCACCCTCGCGACGGGCCGTCCCTTCCTGTTTCCGAGCCTTGGCCCGTCGGCGTACCTGATGGCCACCGGCGAGAAGGCACGAGCCGAGGGTGCCTACCACGTTATCGGCGGCCACGCGGTCGCCGTCGTCGGGGGACTGATCGCGTACGCGCTCCTGGGGAACGAGGTCAGTGCGTACGTCGTCTTCGACCAGCCGGATCCCGCTTTCTCGATGGACCTCGTCTATCTCTCCGCGAGCGCGACGCTCGCGATGATGTTGACGACGACCACGATGCTGGTGACGAAGACGAATCACGCCGCCGCGTGTGCGACGACGCTGATCGTTGCACTCGGCCTGATGGGGGGACTCGAGGACGCAGCCATCATCGTGGGAGCCGTCGCCATCCTCTGGTACTTCCACGACCGCGTCATCTCGACGCTCGCCGAACGGTTCGGGTTCAAACCGCGAGACGCTCGCGAATAG
- a CDS encoding class I SAM-dependent methyltransferase, with protein sequence MNVPSTVERALADRTVDDRVCLEAGAGVGNTTAGLLEAGAREVHAVTNDPDHASEVRERIDDERAAIHLADLRSIPLSDDSVEVVTAHALCNVVSPSALAPIAEELTRVTAPGGTLVVDDYAPIPDSSPIRDLFAVENAAAELVDAEPALTFYPASGLRRLFAGHGWEHDRTRTILEPVPWTADLLEAHVDVVRDYAADLPDDLAEPLVERADRLVAEIGTEEVGEMYSLAMQYPKS encoded by the coding sequence ATGAACGTTCCCTCCACCGTCGAGCGAGCCCTCGCGGACCGCACCGTCGACGACCGCGTCTGTCTCGAGGCCGGTGCCGGCGTCGGGAACACGACCGCTGGCCTGCTCGAGGCGGGCGCACGGGAGGTTCACGCGGTCACGAACGACCCCGACCACGCCAGTGAGGTTCGCGAGCGGATCGACGACGAGCGAGCGGCGATCCACCTGGCTGACCTGCGCTCGATCCCGCTCTCCGACGACTCCGTCGAGGTCGTGACGGCCCACGCTCTCTGTAACGTCGTTTCGCCGTCGGCGCTCGCACCGATCGCCGAGGAACTAACTCGCGTCACCGCGCCCGGCGGGACTCTCGTCGTCGACGACTACGCGCCGATTCCTGACTCCTCGCCCATCCGGGACCTGTTCGCCGTCGAGAACGCCGCCGCGGAACTGGTCGACGCCGAACCCGCACTCACGTTCTACCCTGCTTCGGGATTGCGTCGGCTGTTCGCGGGCCACGGCTGGGAACACGACCGCACGCGGACGATCCTCGAGCCAGTACCGTGGACGGCCGACCTGCTCGAGGCTCACGTCGACGTCGTCCGCGACTACGCGGCGGACCTGCCAGACGACCTCGCGGAACCGCTGGTCGAGCGGGCCGATCGACTTGTCGCGGAAATCGGGACCGAGGAGGTCGGCGAGATGTACAGCCTCGCCATGCAGTATCCGAAGTCGTAG
- a CDS encoding DUF7344 domain-containing protein, which produces MSSDAHIGGTTEQHPLDNVPTEQYDVFQHPRRVRLLAALEDLSKPSLAEITSAVFEAEAEDTAMPETELRREIRTTLVHNHIPRLVDHDIVEWDRTEGVVELHEPSMIQSAALTTLLEETDDEQEVLERVVDPLRLRLVDELADSNQPLSLEQLASTLAASDDAPGPDRTKVGLHHSHLPVLEETGVVEYDREGGLATLAEDVPELLQ; this is translated from the coding sequence ATGAGTTCGGACGCTCACATCGGCGGCACGACCGAGCAACACCCGCTGGACAACGTTCCGACGGAGCAGTACGACGTCTTCCAGCACCCCAGACGGGTTCGTCTCCTCGCCGCGCTCGAGGACCTATCGAAACCATCGCTGGCGGAGATTACGTCGGCCGTATTCGAAGCGGAGGCCGAGGACACGGCAATGCCGGAGACGGAACTGCGACGGGAGATTCGAACGACGCTCGTCCACAACCACATCCCGCGGCTCGTCGACCACGACATCGTCGAGTGGGATCGCACCGAGGGCGTCGTCGAACTCCACGAGCCGTCGATGATTCAGTCGGCAGCGCTTACGACGCTGCTCGAGGAGACCGACGACGAACAAGAAGTACTCGAACGAGTCGTCGACCCCCTCCGACTCCGCCTGGTCGACGAACTTGCCGACAGCAACCAGCCTCTCTCGCTGGAACAGCTCGCGTCCACGCTCGCCGCCTCCGACGACGCTCCCGGGCCCGATCGGACGAAGGTCGGACTCCACCACTCCCACCTTCCCGTGCTCGAGGAGACCGGTGTCGTCGAGTACGACCGCGAAGGCGGTCTGGCCACGCTCGCCGAAGACGTCCCGGAACTCCTCCAGTAG
- a CDS encoding FxLYD domain-containing protein, whose product MTRHDSRSRRRLLVAFGTGSAVALGGCLGDESSIGGDAPAYEDGVIEDVDGEERSAEEMSAAEAVAETETNESVTPLDGLSLRDHEFVLEDDFRGSTVQGTVENTGDGRIQLVEVRVRVYDDEGAQLGRYLASTGDLDGGRVWEFEVVVLESPDDVADYDVAVLGTPT is encoded by the coding sequence ATGACCCGACACGACTCGCGAAGCCGTCGCCGCCTTCTCGTCGCCTTCGGTACGGGGAGTGCCGTCGCGCTCGGCGGCTGTCTTGGCGACGAGAGCAGCATCGGCGGCGACGCTCCGGCTTACGAAGACGGCGTGATCGAGGACGTCGACGGCGAGGAACGGTCGGCCGAAGAGATGTCGGCAGCCGAGGCCGTCGCCGAGACCGAGACCAACGAGAGCGTCACACCGCTCGATGGCCTCTCGTTGCGCGATCACGAGTTCGTCCTCGAGGACGACTTCAGGGGATCGACCGTACAGGGGACCGTCGAAAACACCGGCGACGGCCGCATCCAGCTCGTCGAGGTCAGGGTTCGCGTCTACGACGACGAGGGGGCCCAGCTCGGCCGCTATCTCGCCTCCACCGGCGACCTCGACGGGGGCAGGGTCTGGGAGTTCGAGGTCGTCGTGCTCGAGTCGCCAGACGACGTCGCCGACTACGACGTGGCGGTACTCGGGACGCCGACGTGA
- a CDS encoding DUF7113 family protein: MFMVRGRAGGTELTGTLYERGERPPTFSGAPDGDAAYVWICDEFYEVDSGGTVQRIDDREVHVAFESPMPRGFDTREQALEGAKEHVTTQFARIGVDPGEVELEVEKAEPRVE; the protein is encoded by the coding sequence ATGTTCATGGTACGCGGTCGTGCCGGCGGGACCGAACTCACCGGGACTCTGTACGAACGAGGTGAACGCCCGCCCACGTTCAGCGGTGCGCCCGACGGCGACGCCGCGTACGTCTGGATCTGTGACGAGTTCTACGAGGTCGACAGCGGCGGGACGGTCCAGCGAATCGACGACCGCGAGGTTCACGTCGCGTTCGAGTCGCCGATGCCGCGTGGATTCGACACCAGAGAACAGGCTCTCGAGGGAGCCAAAGAACACGTTACCACGCAGTTTGCCCGCATCGGCGTTGACCCGGGTGAAGTCGAACTCGAGGTGGAGAAAGCGGAGCCTCGAGTCGAGTAG